From the genome of Pelobates fuscus isolate aPelFus1 chromosome 6, aPelFus1.pri, whole genome shotgun sequence, one region includes:
- the LOC134566104 gene encoding uncharacterized protein LOC134566104, which yields MKKQRQPRILKGAVPGRKNKYADSFRAEENTVLVNKLCQYYQCMFWGAAKKTSRAKKDNRWRKIVAAVNAVGGNNRTQEVVKKRYYDIRRMVKRKVKAAAASRKTGGGSQEPDLLPYEEELLQFLGRDNLLGIEGTSGAETSEVQAPQSPEEAPGTAGDAVCMESRAAGSPPVSLEMRLASLSSHHPQLVDVSSPRMSVVSLQQPATGVQEQGSTAERSDGTLPLKEEGTITLTAVDPDSVTSVAEEQSPQLPPPLAVLYATIQACQAELETSIQQDRENH from the exons atgAAAAAGCAGAGACAGCCAAGGATTTTAAAAGGAGCAGTTCCTGGGAGGAAGAATAAATACGCTGATAGCTTTCGTGCAGAGGAGAATACAGTACTGGTAAACAAGCTttgccagtactaccaatgtatGTTTTGGGGAGCAGCCAAAAAGACTTCAAGAGCAAAGAAGGACAATCGGTGGAGGAAGATTGTGGCAGCGGTGAATGCTGTTGGAGGGAACAACCGCACCCAGGAGGTGGTGAAGAaacg TTACTACGACATCAGGCGGATGGTGAAGAGGAAGGTGAAGGCAGCAGCCGCCTCCAGGAAGACAGGAGGCGGTTCACAAGAACCAGACCTGCTGCCCTATGAAGAggagctcctgcagttcctgggaagagacaacctccTTGGGATTGAGGGGACATCTGGTGCTGAAACATCTGAAG TGCAAGCCCCTCAATCCCCAGAAGAGgcaccaggaactgcaggagatgcTGTCTGCATGGAGAGCAGGGCAGCAGGTTCACCTCCTGTCTCCCTGGAAATGCGCCTGGCTTCACTTTCCTCTC acCATCCGCAACTTGTCGACGTTTCTTCACCACGTATGAGTGTGGTTTCCCTCCAACAGCCGGCCACTGGTGTCCAGGAACAGGGATCCACTGCTGAGC GTTCTGATGGTACTCTCCCCCTGAAAGAGGAGGGTACCATTACCCTAACAGCAGTGGATCCTGATTCAGTGACATCAGTGGCCGAAGAACAGTCGCCACAACTTCCTCCACCGTTGGCTGTGCTGTATGCGACGATCCAGGCTTGTCAAGCTGAACTGGAGACGTCCATACAGCAGGATAGGGAGAATCATTGA